A DNA window from Niabella yanshanensis contains the following coding sequences:
- a CDS encoding GH92 family glycosyl hydrolase yields the protein MNRIKKLVVVFVLIATSARAQQPINYVNPLMGTLSKFELSNGNTYPAIGMPWGMNLWTPQTGRMGDGWAYKYQDDKITGFKQTHQPSPWMNDYGYFAIMPATGKMRFKEQDRASWFSHKAEVAQPHYYKVYLADADITTEIAPTERAARFRFTFPQTDSAYIIVDAIDRGSYVKIIPSENKIIGYSTRNSGSVPENFKNYFVIQFDKKFDYKATWDEDKFSDKEEMKSKHAGAVIGFKGLNRGDVVNAKIASSFISFEQAELNLKSEIGSKDFDAIKANGAKEWNNVLGRVKVSGGTEEQMRTFYSCLYRMVFFPLKMYEKDAAGKIVHYSPYTGKAEQGYKFAGTGFWDTFRALYPFLHLVYPSIAKEMQQGLISDFKEGGWLPEWSSPGYRAVMVGNNSASVVSEAYLKGLRGYDAETLWQALVHGANNEGPQATGRRGVEYYNRLGYVPNNVKISENVARSLEYAYDDYAIYAFGKALGKPAVETDVYKKRAMNYKKLFDPQTLLMRPKNEDGSFHAPFNPYSWGGAFTEGNSWHYSWSVFQDIEGLKQLMGGDKMFVRMLDSVFIMPPDFGDYSYYGSVIHEMREMQITNMGQYAHGNQPIQHMTYLYNYAGQPWKSQYWIREVMDKLYNSSADGYCGDEDNGQTSAWYVFSALGFYPVTPASTQYVLGTPLFKKAEVTFENGKKLVINASQNSATNRYVQSVSLNGKASSKNYLDHFDLLKGGTINMGMSAQPNKTRGVTTADYPFSMSTSD from the coding sequence ATGAATCGCATTAAAAAACTTGTTGTTGTTTTTGTTTTAATTGCTACGTCTGCCCGGGCACAGCAACCGATCAATTATGTGAATCCTCTGATGGGGACACTCTCTAAATTCGAACTTTCCAACGGCAACACCTACCCGGCCATCGGTATGCCCTGGGGTATGAACCTGTGGACGCCGCAGACCGGTCGTATGGGAGACGGATGGGCTTATAAATACCAGGACGATAAAATAACCGGTTTTAAACAAACGCACCAACCATCTCCCTGGATGAATGATTATGGCTATTTCGCTATTATGCCGGCTACAGGGAAAATGCGTTTTAAGGAGCAGGACCGGGCTAGTTGGTTTTCTCATAAAGCAGAAGTAGCGCAGCCGCATTATTACAAAGTATACCTGGCCGATGCCGATATTACTACAGAGATCGCTCCTACAGAACGGGCCGCGCGCTTTCGTTTTACTTTTCCGCAAACGGATAGCGCCTACATAATCGTAGATGCCATAGACCGGGGCTCTTATGTGAAGATCATCCCCTCAGAAAATAAGATCATTGGTTATAGCACCCGCAATAGCGGTAGTGTGCCGGAAAACTTCAAAAACTATTTTGTTATTCAGTTCGATAAGAAATTTGACTATAAAGCAACCTGGGATGAGGATAAATTTTCTGATAAAGAAGAAATGAAAAGTAAGCATGCGGGGGCTGTTATAGGTTTTAAAGGATTGAATCGGGGTGATGTGGTGAATGCGAAAATTGCATCATCCTTTATCAGCTTCGAGCAGGCTGAGTTAAATCTGAAGTCAGAAATTGGCAGCAAAGATTTTGATGCCATCAAGGCAAATGGAGCAAAGGAGTGGAACAATGTGCTCGGGCGTGTGAAGGTTTCAGGAGGTACAGAAGAACAAATGCGCACCTTCTACTCCTGCCTCTACAGGATGGTATTTTTCCCTTTAAAAATGTACGAAAAAGATGCAGCCGGTAAGATCGTGCATTATAGCCCATACACCGGTAAAGCCGAGCAGGGTTATAAATTTGCCGGCACCGGTTTCTGGGATACTTTCAGGGCTTTATACCCTTTCCTTCACCTGGTGTATCCTTCCATTGCAAAAGAAATGCAGCAGGGCCTGATCAGCGATTTTAAAGAAGGGGGCTGGTTGCCCGAATGGTCGTCACCCGGATACCGGGCTGTAATGGTGGGTAATAATTCTGCGTCCGTGGTCTCAGAGGCTTATTTGAAGGGGCTGCGTGGCTACGATGCAGAGACCTTGTGGCAGGCTTTAGTGCATGGTGCCAATAATGAAGGCCCGCAGGCTACGGGGAGAAGAGGTGTGGAGTATTATAATCGCCTGGGCTATGTGCCCAATAATGTTAAGATAAGCGAGAATGTAGCTCGTTCATTAGAGTATGCTTATGATGATTATGCCATTTATGCTTTTGGCAAGGCATTGGGTAAGCCGGCAGTAGAAACCGATGTTTATAAAAAGCGCGCAATGAATTATAAGAAATTGTTCGATCCGCAAACATTACTGATGCGTCCCAAAAATGAAGACGGTAGTTTTCATGCGCCTTTCAATCCTTACTCCTGGGGCGGCGCTTTTACCGAGGGTAATAGCTGGCATTACTCCTGGAGTGTGTTCCAGGACATAGAAGGCTTAAAGCAATTGATGGGCGGTGATAAAATGTTTGTGCGCATGCTGGATTCCGTATTTATTATGCCGCCGGACTTCGGCGATTACTCTTATTATGGTTCTGTTATTCATGAAATGAGAGAAATGCAGATCACCAATATGGGACAATATGCACATGGAAACCAACCAATCCAGCATATGACCTATTTATATAACTATGCAGGCCAACCCTGGAAGTCGCAATATTGGATAAGGGAAGTGATGGACAAATTATATAATTCTTCCGCTGACGGATATTGTGGCGATGAGGACAATGGACAAACTTCAGCCTGGTATGTATTCTCCGCATTAGGATTTTACCCTGTTACGCCTGCCAGTACGCAATATGTTCTAGGAACGCCATTATTTAAAAAAGCTGAAGTGACCTTTGAAAATGGGAAGAAACTCGTGATTAATGCATCGCAAAACAGTGCCACCAACAGATATGTACAGTCGGTTTCCCTTAACGGAAAAGCCAGTTCCAAAAACTACCTGGACCATTTTGACTTGTTAAAAGGTGGTACTATCAATATGGGCATGAGCGCACAACCCAATAAAACACGAGGTGTGACCACCGCCGATTATCCTTTTTCTATGAGCACATCTGATTGA
- the nhaA gene encoding Na+/H+ antiporter NhaA → MRLTRLFNHFFHSEKSGGLVLIICTVASIILANSSFGPAYHHFWEIRLGEGSVEYWINDGLMTIFFLLIGLELEREVYIGELSNIKNALLPIFGAIGGMLLPAGVYLLFNYGTVTQPGAGIPMATDIAFALAVLSLIGKRVPLSLKVFLTALAVIDDLGAILVIALFYSKGILWTNLLIALGTWGLLLLFNRLKIRNLIPYILGGIVMWWFMLHSGVHATITGVLLAFAIPFGKGDTKSTSYILQDFLHKPVAFIILPIFALANTAIYISPDFESLSTQPYSQGIALGLIIGKPLGILASAFLAVKFKICQLPSDLNWKLILGAGCLGGIGFTMSIFIALLAFDDPAIINNTKLVILLASLVSGALGFTLLQLFLKKSAAPDQSDVLIEKG, encoded by the coding sequence ATGAGGTTAACCCGATTATTCAATCATTTCTTTCACAGCGAAAAATCCGGCGGGCTGGTACTAATCATATGTACAGTAGCCTCTATTATATTAGCTAATTCTTCCTTTGGCCCCGCTTATCATCATTTCTGGGAGATCCGGTTGGGAGAAGGGTCGGTTGAATACTGGATCAATGACGGATTGATGACCATCTTCTTTTTACTCATTGGCCTCGAGCTGGAACGGGAAGTTTACATCGGGGAACTTAGTAATATCAAAAATGCTTTATTACCGATATTTGGAGCTATAGGTGGAATGTTGCTGCCAGCGGGGGTATACCTTCTTTTCAACTACGGAACCGTTACTCAGCCAGGCGCAGGCATCCCTATGGCTACTGATATTGCTTTTGCGCTGGCTGTGCTGTCACTTATTGGCAAACGAGTACCGCTGTCGCTTAAGGTATTTTTAACCGCACTGGCTGTCATTGATGATCTGGGAGCCATATTAGTCATTGCCCTCTTCTATTCAAAAGGGATTTTATGGACCAATCTGCTGATCGCATTGGGTACCTGGGGTCTATTACTATTGTTTAACAGACTAAAGATTCGAAATCTCATTCCCTATATCCTTGGCGGTATCGTTATGTGGTGGTTTATGTTGCACTCGGGCGTACACGCCACCATAACCGGCGTACTGCTGGCTTTTGCTATTCCATTTGGCAAAGGGGATACAAAATCGACCTCTTATATTTTGCAGGATTTCCTGCATAAGCCGGTAGCTTTTATCATACTGCCCATTTTTGCCCTGGCTAATACCGCCATTTATATCAGTCCCGATTTCGAAAGCCTTTCTACACAACCGTATAGCCAGGGTATTGCCTTAGGGCTAATCATTGGCAAGCCCTTAGGCATTTTAGCATCAGCCTTTCTCGCTGTGAAATTTAAAATATGCCAGCTTCCCTCAGACCTGAACTGGAAACTGATACTTGGTGCAGGATGCCTGGGTGGTATTGGATTTACCATGTCCATATTTATAGCGCTGCTGGCATTCGACGACCCGGCTATTATCAATAATACCAAGCTGGTTATCCTGCTCGCCTCACTGGTATCAGGCGCCCTTGGTTTTACGTTGCTTCAATTGTTCCTCAAGAAAAGCGCAGCACCTGATCAATCAGATGTGCTCATAGAAAAAGGATAA